A stretch of the Vitis riparia cultivar Riparia Gloire de Montpellier isolate 1030 chromosome 13, EGFV_Vit.rip_1.0, whole genome shotgun sequence genome encodes the following:
- the LOC117928514 gene encoding putative disease resistance protein At1g50180 has translation MEPIVSFALENVGHLLIQEESFLCGVNGKVQEIQAKLMQMQSLLEVVDERQYEDNAVVRNFIAELGEVAYDAEDVTETFAFRVALRRRSGFLNILKRYACIFPEFIALHKVGTEIDAIERKLSSITESLERYCKVNTIAGGESSSSRNERQKLLRRTYSHLNDEDTVGIEDSVNRLVEQLVEPDKRCSVVCIWGMGGLGKTTLARKVYHHVGVTRHFDLYAWCSISQHCNIRDVMEGLFIKLTSPSEEQRKKIEKMRDEELFKRAYEIQKEKKCLVILDDVWRMEDWECLRPAFPLLTEGSKILLTTRLEEVASGVDPQHRFLHQPKFLSGTESWELLRKKALPDATGFLNIITPCLGNSRKYYLTN, from the exons atggagcCTATTGTGTCATTTGCACTGGAAAATGTAGGTCATTTGTTGATCCAAGAAGAGAGTTTCTTATGTGGGGTGAATGGTAAAGTCCAGGAAATTCAAGCTAAGCTGATGCAGATGCAAAGCCTTCTGGAAGTTGTAGATGAAAGACAATATGAAGACAACGCAGTTGTTCGCAATTTCATTGCAGAACTTGGAGAGGTTGCTTATGATGCTGAAGATGTCACAGAGACTTTTGCTTTCAGAGTTGCACTGAGGAGGAGAAGCGGCTTCCTAAACATCCTCAAGAGGTATGCTTGCATCTTCCCGGAATTTATAGCTCTCCACAAGGTTGGTACAGAGATTGATGCCATAGAAAGAAAACTCTCTAGCATCACTGAAAGTTTAGAAAGGTATTGTAAAGTAAATACAATTGCAGGAGGAGAAAGCTCGAGTTCTAGAAATGAGAGGCAAAAACTGCTTAGGCGGACTTACTCCCACCTTAATGATGAAGATACAGTTGGGATTGAGGATAGCGTGAACCGCTTGGTGGAACAGCTGGTGGAACCGGACAAGAGATGCTCAGTCGTGTGCATATGGGGCATGGGGGGTCTGGGAAAGACCACTCTTGCCAGGAAGGTTTATCATCATGTTGGTGTTACGCGTCACTTCGATCTTTATGCTTGGTGTTCCATATCTCAACACTGCAACATCCGAGATGTTATGGAAGGATTATTCATCAAATTGACGTCTCCTAGTGAAGagcagagaaagaaaattgagaagatgAGGGATGAGGAGCTATTTAAGAGGGCGTAtgaaattcaaaaggaaaagaaatgtctggtgATTCTTGATGATGTGTGGCGAATGGAAGATTGGGAGTGCCTAAGACCTGCCTTTCCACTGCTAACGGAGGGCAGCAAAATACTGCTCACCACTCGCTTAGAAGAAGTGGCTTCAGGTGTGGATCCACAACATCGCTTTTTGCACCAACCAAAGTTTTTATCTGGGACGGAGAGTTGGGAGCTTCTTCGAAAGAAAGCACTTCCAGATGCTACAG GCTTTCTCAACATAATAACACCCTGTTTGGGGAATAGCAGAAAGTATTATCTGACCAACTGA
- the LOC117929215 gene encoding probable disease resistance RPP8-like protein 2 → MFHEFVDPMIISKEMGDLGKKMAKRCDGLPLAIVVLGGVLATKPTFSEWKMVDTNIRSYLSRGDDHSKKQCSGVSRVLDLSYQDLPYHLKLCFIYLAHFPEDHEIPVNTLVQMWMAEGIIAGLPDNEETLEDVGQWYLGELVGRCMVQVGATSSNGMVKTCRLHDLMRDLGLSKARENFFETFHWQVETNPSSTSKKVRRGVIYLDPGAKTSSPMQVPDNARNLRSLLTFCYAPNAVHMMPRKLDLKDFKLLRVLHLERLLLDEKLVRAIRYLIHLRYLSFKNARLSCIRSSIGNLGSMQTLDLRFDNHVTGFKIHDVLSRMKWLRHLYLPRFITTDDKVLWDSLSNLETLKNFDAERWAVRDLATLTKLRKLKMMNVKSFQELEVILKDCNGLHSLSFDEAIQTTIEETDLKQLSTCRHLYKLKLPGQISSLPGHQHLPQSLTKLVLRTSRLAQDPMPILERLPNLTVLHLLVNAYVGEEMVFSTDGFPKLKNLILGFIHNLKKLRVEEGAMPSLKGLKIASCSNLEMIPEGLRYITTLDVLEIKYMPEFEERLKVINGNEGEDFYKVKHVPSISFFP, encoded by the coding sequence ATGTTTCATGAATTTGTAGATCCTATGATCATTAGCAAGGAGATGGGGGATCTGGGAAAGAAAATGGCTAAACGTTGTGATGGGTTGCCCTTGGCAATTGTTGTGCTTGGAGGAGTTTTGGCCACAAAACCCACATTTTCTGAGTGGAAAATGGTTGATACAAATATTAGGTCATACTTGAGCAGAGGCGATGATCATTCTAAGAAACAATGTAGTGGAGTTTCACGTGTGCTAGATTTAAGCTACCAAGATTTGCCATACCATTTAAAACTATGTTTCATCTATTTGGCTCATTTCCCTGAGGATCATGAAATACCAGTAAATACTTTGGTTCAAATGTGGATGGCTGAAGGAATCATAGCAGGACTGCCTGACAATGAAGAGACATTGGAGGATGTTGGACAATGGTATCTAGGCGAGCTAGTTGGGAGGTGTATGGTTCAAGTAGGAGCAACAAGTTCAAATGGAATGGTCAAAACTTGCCGCCTTCATGACCTGATGCGAGATTTAGGCTTGTCAAAGGCAAGAGAAAATTTTTTTGAGACATTCCATTGGCAAGTGGAAACCAATCCATCTTCTACTTCAAAGAAAGTCCGAAGAGGTGTCATATATTTGGATCCAGGTGCTAAAACATCGAGTCCTATGCAGGTCCCAGATAATGCTAGAAACCTTCGATCTCTTCTAACATTCTGTTATGCACCAAATGCAGTCCACATGATGCCAAGGAAGTTGGACTTGAAGGACTTCAAATTATTAAGAGTGTTACATCTTGAGAGACTTTTGTTGGATGAAAAATTGGTAAGAGCAATACGCTACCTCATTCACTTGAGGtacttaagttttaaaaatgctCGGCTGTCATGCATCCGTTCATCCATAGGAAATTTGGGGTCCATGCAGACGCTGGATTTACGGTTTGATAATCATGTAACTGGTTTTAAAATACATGATGTGTTATCAAGGATGAAGTGGCTAAGACATCTTTACCTTCCTAGATTTATTACGACTGATGATAAGGTGCTGTGGGACAGTTTGAGCAACTTGGAGACCCTAAAAAACTTTGATGCAGAACGTTGGGCTGTACGAGATTTGGCCACATTGACCAAGCTTCggaaattgaaaatgatgaatGTCAAAAGCTTTCAAGAGTTGGAGGTGATCCTCAAAGATTGCAACGGCCTTCATTCCTTGAGTTTTGACGAGGCAATTCAGACCACAATAGAAGAAACAGATCTAAAGCAATTGTCGACATGCCGACATCTTTATAAACTGAAGCTGCCAGGACAAATAAGCAGCTTGCCTGGACACCAGCACCTCCCCCAAAGCCTCACCAAGTTAGTCTTGAGGACTTCTCGACTAGCACAAGATCCGATGCCAATCCTAGAGAGACTTCCTAACTTGACAGTCCTACACTTATTGGTTAATGCGTACGTCGGGGAAGAAATGGTTTTCTCTACAGATGGGTTCCCAAAgcttaaaaatttaattcttggCTTCATCCACAATTTAAAGAAGTTGAGGGTGGAAGAAGGTGCAATGCCTAGTCTTAAGGGTTTAAAAATTGCAAGCTGCAGTAATTTGGAAATGATCCCTGAAGGGTTGAGGTATATCACTACCCTTGACGTATTGGAGATTAAATATATGCCCGAATTCGAAGAGAGACTTAAAGTGATAAATGGAAATGAAGGGGAGGATTTCTACAAAGTTAAGCATGTGCCTTCCATCTCATTCTTTCCATGA